In the Paramisgurnus dabryanus chromosome 18, PD_genome_1.1, whole genome shotgun sequence genome, TGCATCATAGCGCAACAGCCTTCAGTGAAGAAAAGTAATAATAAATTGAGACAGCAAAGACATTTTTGCACATTCTGTACAATCCCACAGCACAAGTGTGTCGCTCAGCTGATGATGAAAACTCTTGGGCCTTCCTCTCTCATGGGTGGTAGGGTTTCTATGTTCTCTATGAGGATGTGTTTGTCCTCTCTCCTTGATGGGCTTTCTTGACGTAATGGCTCACAAAAGCTATTCCTCAAATCCTCAAGACACACATTCAAGTCTTTGAAGAGGTGCAGCATGCTCACCCCAATCACGATGACCAAGAATCCCCCGACAGTGCCCACCACATCCACCCCTGACATGGCTCCCCACTCTTTAAACAGAATTATGGAGGTGCTCAGGACAACGGTAGTGAAGAAGACATAGTAGATGGGGTAGACCAGGAGCGTATTGAAGGTATCCAACGACTTGTTCAGATAGTTGATTTGGATGATGATGGATCCAATTAAGGTAATCAAAAGGACCCAGGTGAGAGGATGAAGGAAGACGGAACCGTCCGAAAAGGCGGTGCGGACCGCGATGCCGAGGCCCTTGACCGACGACACGGTGAAAGCTCCGAGCATAGAGCAGATgcttatgtaaattaatatgttCGTTTGACCGTAGCGAGGGGAGAAGTAGAAGATGAGGAACATACAAGCTGCTAGGAGGATGCTGGCAAACACCAGAAAACCTTCAGCAGAAGCAGAAAAAGTGTAAATACTTCTGCATTGAAGCTTTTTGGTTATATTAGGCAAAATATGGATTTTagcaataaacaaacacattgaCCAACGGTTCACTAACCAGGATCTAGCAGTTTCTCTGTCATTTCTGAAAGGGTCGTCACCTCTTCCTCTTCAGGTGCATGTATAACCATTATAGTACTTCCTAGTATGCTGAGCAAACAGCCGAGTTTTCCTAGTAGATTCATTGTTTCTCCGAACAAGTGGGAGGACAGAACCGCACTGAAAGAAGAGTAAACACGCATTAACATTAGTACATATTCATTTATATCTAATGAATACATCagatataaacacaaaagaCTATTGCTAAAACTAATGGACCACTGTCAACATACTGCATGTGACATCATATTAAACGAAAACTTTTTTATAATCTTTTTATGGGTCGATGATTGTGCATAATAATGATGTGTATGACATGTATGTTGGGTAATTTTgtcccataatgggtaaatattgaatGGAACACACCACATGTGtgaaaattgacccaatgctgggttgttttaacccacggttgcataacaacaacccaacatcgggtcatttttaacccagcatatGTTCTGTTCAATTTTTACCCATTATGGGCCAAAAATAACCCATTAGTCAACTAACAGTGTCAATCacatacttttattttatttcacagaGATCATTAGATTATGTTACATTGTTtaacactgtgtgtgtgtgtgtgtgtgtgtgtgtgtacctggtaattatcaccttgtggggaccaattgtccacacaaagataggaataccagtatttttgagACCTTGTGTGGACATTTTGAGGAAACAAgcatataaatcaaacagaatgatgtttcttgaaaatctaaggtacaataaacttttctgtgatggttggggttaggatttggggtaggggaagggaatagattatacagtttgtacagtataaaatgcattacgtctatggaatgttcCAATTAAATATGGAAAccagagagtgtgtgtgtgtgtgtgtgtgtgtgtgtgtgtgtgtgtgtgtgtgtgtgtgtgtgtgtgtgtgtgtgtgtacctggtaattatcacgttgctgggaccaattgtccccacaaagataggaataccagtatttttgtgaccttgtggggacattttgatgtccccatgaggaaaaaagcttataaatcaaacaagatgatgtttattgaaaatctaaggtacaagaaaggtttttgtgatggttggggttagggaatggggcaggtaaggggaatagaatatacagtttgtatggtataaaatgcattacgtctatggaatgtccccacaaaacatggaaaccagaatgtgtgtgtgtgcgtgtgtaggTTTTTAAGACTGTAAGGAACATACTGGGGTTAATATCTTCTTAATTACCCTATGGATTATGTTACCCACAAGTGTCTCTGTGCGAAACCTATTTTGTTTCCGGTAACAtaacatttttactttttcaaaataaaccattattttcttaattttactatttactattattttatattattgtcAGTGATAAGTCATTATTTTACTACACTGGAAAAAGTAAAAGCTGCTCTACTTAaaagggacatatcataaaaatctgacttttccatgttttagtgctacaattgggtccccagtgcttttattaaactagaaaatgtgaaaagaacaacccagtaacttagttttggtaataaaccattctctgcaagcatgtgaaaatataggtcactgaaatttggctccccatgtgatgtcagaaggggataataccgccccttaatctgcactatccaaccacagcactgccatttagtgcagagatcagctcatttgcatttaaaaggacactttttaacatgctgtaagaaattatctatatggtattttgagctagaacttcacataatgtactctggggacacaaaatatttatttcacatctaaaaaagccttgtgaaatatcccctttaaaaaaCTGACTTCAATTGATGACACTTAAAAATTAAGTTCTACAAACGTACAATTTCTAAATATACGtgaaaaaattaagttgaaaaaaattaaaactttagGCGTTACCAAATGAAGAATTTGATctaacttttatttttagagtgtatgtgtTGCCGTATTACCGAGCCCCTAaagtgacattggagtaaaaaaatcgaATGTTTAGTTTTACGTGTGCACATGTTTAGTGTTTAACTTGATCATTTGGGAATTCGTGCGTaggagttggctaattcgtatgaaagTGAATTGTACCAAGACGTACAATTATGAGGATAAATGATTCATAAAGCCCCACCTCTAAACCCAACGTCACTGGGGTGAAAAAAGATGATACATAATGTACAAATGAGAGGAACATGAAATTGTGTTggaattataaataaaaaaaacctgtTCATCCCACTCTCGGGCTTGTAATGTTTGCACAATAATGTGTAAAGCTGTTGTTAAGTGTAAATAAGGGTGTTGCCATTACCTGATAAGAACACTGAGAGCTCCTAAAGGTGTCACCACTGTGGCTGGAGCAAACATGTATGCAGCAAAGTTTGCTGCCTCACCTCCACCCACTAAGTACAAAAAAAACAGGATGTTGATGTTACCCAAGTCTATCAGAATATATGCAGAATGATTTAAAACTCAATTTTAGTAAACTTACTGGTCAAAAGGCCACCCCACCAAAGCCAGTCCCTCAGGTAACCATGGCCTCCCTCAGCTaaacaaaagatttttaaatgtttaattcatTATAGATATTGAGACCAAGTTTTCTGTATATAAATAACAAACGCATTGATCACTAACATAACAGTCAGGAACCTAGAAATACACAATCATTTTGTCTGAATTTATTTGGGTCTAAAAGAGAAACAAAGAAAATCTATGTGCACTGACAGACATGATGTTTTCTATTATGTAAATATGAATGTAAATGATCTGACCTGCTCTCATCTCCCCGGCACTGGCCAAACGAAGCAGTGCCTTCTTTTTCAAAGTAACACTTCCCCCAATAAGAAAAGTTGAAAGTATTGCCAGCATCAAACCTAGCCAGAAATTGTAGTTGCTCCATTTGTCAATGGCAACAGCTGCTTTGTTGACAGGAGAGGTTATATTACCATAAGACGTGTTGCCAGTTATTGTGTCAAAGATACAAACAGATGTGGACGTGGGACACAATAGTCGTATTACAGAACCTGAACAGAAGAATAAGtgatctttttttattatttcattatttcaaCACAAATTACAAACACAAATGAACAAACACCATATGAAAAGTGTCAGGGTGTCATCAACACAAACAAATGTATCCAGGTGTCAGTGCGCCTGCTCGGAGTGTTTCTTATTTAAGAGAGGATTCGCATACTTTAACCTTACTATTAAATTAAATGGTGATGATTATAATacgttttatgaatatattaagctgtttttttattctgacaTTCATCAGTTatcattgtaaaaaatataggcTTACATTGATGAAATACTGTTTAGAGAAATACTGACACACACAAAATCAATTTGTAATCTAAGATAATTTATATAAAGAAAATCTTACCATTTATACATGATTCGATGGGTAGATTTATGTCTTTCATCGTGCCACCAACTTTCCCAAATAGGTTTTAAAGAAACACATCCACGAAAACAACTCCTCTTAGAATAATCTGGATAAAGAAAACATCCTGGTTTTGCATTACACCTTGATGCATTTGCAAATCTaggaacaaatgttttgtaccaTCCGCGAGGTTACTTAACAATGTTGATACCTGCGCGATCACACGCACGAGCGGACAGCGCGAGCACAGCAGGTATCTGGTGCCACGCCCTAAACTCACCTGTGCTCCTATGCACACGGAAACACAGTCGGGAGGGATTAACTGTCATATTTCTGTAATAGGCTACAATGAGAGGAACCCAAACAAACGAAAACTTcctatttataaatgaaaatgatATTCAAAGGGTTTAGGTGCCTTTTGGAACAATTCACAATAAGGTCCAATTCGTTAACATTAGATACGGCATGAACGAACAATCAACAACTTCTTTTACAGCATTACTCTTTATTGTTAGATATTGCagttgttaatgttaatttatggTTATTGtgttaacaaaaaaacatttgattttaaaaatgtagacttttagtaaatgtcaacataattaattattaataaataactaaataaaatattaataaatactgcAACCTTTTACAGTTTCACCTTAATGCTTTTATAATTACCCTTTataaatatgtttatgtttcaaATTTTAATAAAGGTCAGACTTTACATATATTTTCAAACAACGTCAGGATGATTTGAAAtataaaacagtaaatcacaaaaattaacTTCAGCTGgcttttcacagactgggtcacatttaaacaaaactaaTAGCATATGTTGGTATGTTTGTACTGAGAGCAGCAGACACCTGACACCTTTCTGTGGGTGCTGATCCATACAAGATTTGCAAAGAAAGCTGAGGAACCAGTTTGGCTAATATAACGGGCTTAAAAGCAAAGATGAAGCAAGACATGCTTACTTTGGCTGAAATATTTTGTTGCTGTGTAACATCTCAGATATTGACAGAGCATATTTAGCAGACTTGGTAAATTTAGCTAATCCGGCCTAAATTCATTAAACtctaatttgatattttgatgTTCTCCATTCTTTAAGAGAAGCAGAACATTGTGTTGTGTTTGATTCTCCTGTGAAATATAAGTAGGCTACTTTGAAATACtatgtgcaaaataaacatttgtatagTAGATTCTAAATGTTTACGAACACGGTTTTCCTGTTTAAACAAGACTGTAAGCAGTTATTCTGTGGTACTCAGGTTTTCAATATAGCACACGGGGCCATCACAGTCTGCCTGGAGGCTGGTTACCTAGAGCAAATGTACTACACAGAAGTCCCTTGATGAAAGATGCATAACCACATTTTCCACTAATTCTCATAGACTAATTATCTAATTGTGGGACTTTTTTAAACTAAAATTAGGCCACACACAAAAGTATTGTGTTAAATTGTATCCTTCCATGTCCAGTAACTTTAAATGCCAAGATAAGAGCTTGATGGTTATGTATATGATTGGAAGCTGCCCAAAACATCTTTCTATGCACAGGAAAAGTGCAAAAAAGCATTAGGACAGGACATTACAAGACAGTTCTGTAAGAGCCCAGATGATGTCACTGCAGACTTACTGACAGAGAACACAGCTTCAGCTTTGTTCTGAGCTCAGATGTTAAAAAGAAACCAATCTGAAATCAAACCAGGTGATAAAGTTTTCTTTTGAGAAGTTATTTTCAAACTCTCAATTTGAAAGACCACATGGGTGAGATTGCTTGCAGAGCCACCGGTCTTCTACCACCAATTTTCCATTGTGTTTGTGAGATTAAATATGTGCTAAAAGacacattttaaatttattagGATGCAAACCGCTTCTGAAAAGGGTCAGCTAAacacagttgttgttgttggggAATAAAGGCCGCTACAGTTCTATCTCCTTAATTTGTGGATTTTGTAAAGTCAATATGCTGGATAACAATAGCCTGAGGCAACAAGcctattattttatttattccttTTGccttcaacaaca is a window encoding:
- the nipal4 gene encoding magnesium transporter NIPA4; amino-acid sequence: MKDINLPIESCINGSVIRLLCPTSTSVCIFDTITGNTSYGNITSPVNKAAVAIDKWSNYNFWLGLMLAILSTFLIGGSVTLKKKALLRLASAGEMRAAEGGHGYLRDWLWWGGLLTMGGGEAANFAAYMFAPATVVTPLGALSVLISAVLSSHLFGETMNLLGKLGCLLSILGSTIMVIHAPEEEEVTTLSEMTEKLLDPGFLVFASILLAACMFLIFYFSPRYGQTNILIYISICSMLGAFTVSSVKGLGIAVRTAFSDGSVFLHPLTWVLLITLIGSIIIQINYLNKSLDTFNTLLVYPIYYVFFTTVVLSTSIILFKEWGAMSGVDVVGTVGGFLVIVIGVSMLHLFKDLNVCLEDLRNSFCEPLRQESPSRREDKHILIENIETLPPMREEGPRVFIIS